CGTTTTCCCAAAAATCATATTCTTGCCACTTGTCGAATTGCTGCCAAGGAATATACCTTTGAGCGTTTTACTGAAGTAGAGGTGGCAGATTTTTCGGAAGAACAGATTCAAGAATTTGTTACTAATTGGTTTACTTGTCATCAGGACTTGCCTAAGATCGAACGTTTTCTAGAACGACTAGCAAATGAAGAGCCAATTTTGGAATTAGCCAGCAATCCGCTGCTGTTGACCTTACTTTGCTTAGTATTTGGTGAGAGTGGTGATTTTCCAGTCAACCGAGCCAAGCTTTATGAAGAAGGTGTGGATCTGCTGCTGAAGAAGTGGGATGGTAAGCGAAATATTCAGCGAGATCAGGTCTACAAGAATCTATCAATTGGTCGAAAGGAAGATTTGCTCTCGCAGTTGGCGCTGGCAACCTTTCAAGAGGGGTCTTATTTCTTTGATCAGCGAGTGGCAGAAGAGCAAATTATGGCTTATATCCATAATTTGCCGGATGCTAAAGATGATCCAGAAGCCTTGCGGCTAGATAGCGAAGCTATTTTGCGCTCAATTGTGGCTCAACATGGCTTACTGACAGAACGAGCGCGCGGAGTTTATTCCTTTTCGCATTTGACTTTTCATGAATACTTTGCAGCCAGAGAAATTGTTGATCGTCAAAATTGGCAACTGCTAACTCAACATTTGCTTGATAAAGCTTGGCGGGAAGTCACCTTACTCGTAGCGGGCAGCGTTCGGCAAGGCGATCAATTAATTCTGACGCTGAAACAAGCTACGGACAATCTGTTGGCTGATGATCCACAGTTGCAGGCTGTTTTAGCCTGGTCTACTGAAAAAGCAGCATCGGTAGAAGCGCCTTACAAACCACAAGCAGTAATTGCGTTCTACTCTACCCGTGCCCTCACTCGTGGTATTGCTTCTGATCTCGCTATAGTCAAGACTTTTGACCTTACTCTTTTTCGTGGGCTTAATTTCGCTATTGATTTTGCTTTCGATCAGGCTTTTGCTCTCGCTCTCAATTATGCTCTCGCTCTCAGTCAGGATTCCTCTCCCGATTATGGTCTATCTTGCGAGCAAGTTTTTAATCTCAATCTTAATCGCGCTCACGCTCACGCTCGCAATCTGAATAACCAAGACCTAGTAGCCCAACTAACTGCTCTAAAAGGCCAATTGCAGCCTATACGAAGCTCACCTTGGAAGCAGAGAAAAAAATGGTGGAAAAATGAAGGACAAGACTGGATCAGATCTTTACGAGCTGTGATGATTGAGCATCGCAATATTGGTCATGACTGGCAATTTTCTGATCGACAAAAAGAGCTTTTGTGGAAGTATCATGATGCCAATTTGCGATTGGCAGAATGTTTGAATACTGATTGTTATTTGTCCCGAGAAGTGCGGCAAGACATCGAAGCCACAATGCTGCGCCCGATCGCCCAAATTGAGGCCTACTACGCCGCCAAAGGCAAACCCTATCCACCCGTGCCCAACCCCTAACCCGCGATCGCAGACAGAGGCGATCGGGGACTCGCGGGCACAAAATCTTCCTCCCGCAACCCCAACTCAATCAGGTCATCGATCAACGTATCCGTGCCGTTCCACTCCACCCGAATTTGCTCCCCGATCGCCCGTAAATGCACCACCACACTGTGGATGCGATCGTGCCCCGACCACCCCACATTCATCAACAAATAATTCCCCGTTTCCCCATCACAAACCGCAATCAGCTCCACCCCCCGATCCGTTCGCGCCAACCCCACATACCGCTGAAAAACCGTCTGAATCGCCTGCCGAAAATCTACATCCCCAGCCATTGCAACACCTCCAGCTCAGGATCAAAAATTAGTAACTGAATTTGCTCTCGAATTAACCAACCCTGAATCACTTCTTTTGAAAAATATTCAGAATAAATTTCCTGAGGAACTGCCAAATATAAACGTCTCTCAGGCTCGTCACGCTCTAACAGATAACGATATAAACCATATTGCCCGATCGCTTTCTGCAATTCAGTAATTGTAGAAACTCCGCCAAGAACCTTAACTTCAACTGCAATCTTTTGAAGTCCCCGTTGAGCTGCCAAAAGCTTTTCAGCGCCCAGATCAGCAAATACCAATAGCTCTTGATCGCCCAAGGGCAAGGGATCGTGGGTGATTGTCCAACCATCCTTCTCTAGGGCATTGCGAACAGTGTCATGGTACAGATCGCGGCGTGACATGGCAGTTAAAAATCTTCCTCCCGTAACCCCAACTCAATCAGGTCATCGATCAACGTATCCGTCCCGTTCCACTCCACCCGAATTTTGCGGGTGAAACAGACATAGGCATCCTCCGCAAATGCTGCTCACTCCCAGTCTAGCCGCTGCCATTTCCCGCCCGATACACTAGACAGCAACCACCCCACTCGATCGCCCCATGCCACCCTCTGGTCTCTCGGTGACAGAACTCTATCAACGCTTGCAAACCAGCCCCCAAGCGATCGCGCAGTTCTGTGAAAAATGGGCGATCGTAGAACTAGCGCTGTTTGGGTCTGTATTGCGCTCAGACTTTCGACCGACCGGAGCTGATCCAAGCGATATTGATTTGCTCTATCAAA
This Limnothrix sp. FACHB-406 DNA region includes the following protein-coding sequences:
- a CDS encoding element excision factor XisI family protein, giving the protein MAGDVDFRQAIQTVFQRYVGLARTDRGVELIAVCDGETGNYLLMNVGWSGHDRIHSVVVHLRAIGEQIRVEWNGTDTLIDDLIELGLREEDFVPASPRSPLSAIAG
- a CDS encoding XisH family protein, with translation MSRRDLYHDTVRNALEKDGWTITHDPLPLGDQELLVFADLGAEKLLAAQRGLQKIAVEVKVLGGVSTITELQKAIGQYGLYRYLLERDEPERRLYLAVPQEIYSEYFSKEVIQGWLIREQIQLLIFDPELEVLQWLGM
- a CDS encoding nucleotidyltransferase family protein, coding for MPPSGLSVTELYQRLQTSPQAIAQFCEKWAIVELALFGSVLRSDFRPTGADPSDIDLLYQSAPEAHYGFKFFDLQSELEKLLQRKVDLISKKGLEMSRNPLRRQEILNAAQVIYKVSRV
- a CDS encoding NACHT domain-containing NTPase, with amino-acid sequence MNFYERSLRATAVGCEKLAESLKKSNYTKSSIGDFIQYRKSSSEKGDREIKQVGVKRQTISKMFNGHKVDRRIFLEVCKLLGLNWQEITELATSEPPAPSVASDAIDVAWVRSQVEADLRRRCGTMRVLDMEQPIALGTIYTQVNVLEKLTANQRLSSSELLGNLDEIEEFDRFCLGKVRQEKISGLDAVTRHKALMVLGWPGAGKTTFLKYLTIACLDGKFLGNLVPIFVTLKEWTEFPGEPNLLNFVSQQWSDCGITDSESVLHQCLKYGQALVLLDGLDEVLAAHTDRTIREMRNWVDRFPKNHILATCRIAAKEYTFERFTEVEVADFSEEQIQEFVTNWFTCHQDLPKIERFLERLANEEPILELASNPLLLTLLCLVFGESGDFPVNRAKLYEEGVDLLLKKWDGKRNIQRDQVYKNLSIGRKEDLLSQLALATFQEGSYFFDQRVAEEQIMAYIHNLPDAKDDPEALRLDSEAILRSIVAQHGLLTERARGVYSFSHLTFHEYFAAREIVDRQNWQLLTQHLLDKAWREVTLLVAGSVRQGDQLILTLKQATDNLLADDPQLQAVLAWSTEKAASVEAPYKPQAVIAFYSTRALTRGIASDLAIVKTFDLTLFRGLNFAIDFAFDQAFALALNYALALSQDSSPDYGLSCEQVFNLNLNRAHAHARNLNNQDLVAQLTALKGQLQPIRSSPWKQRKKWWKNEGQDWIRSLRAVMIEHRNIGHDWQFSDRQKELLWKYHDANLRLAECLNTDCYLSREVRQDIEATMLRPIAQIEAYYAAKGKPYPPVPNP